From one Humulus lupulus chromosome 8, drHumLupu1.1, whole genome shotgun sequence genomic stretch:
- the LOC133798677 gene encoding annexin D3, with amino-acid sequence MATLTVPHNVPTPTQDAGALKKAFDGFGTDEGKVIRILGHRNARQRRQIRDTYLQLYNESLIDRLYSELSGDFRKAIILWTYDPCERDAKLARKALENSQKGVEHLKIIVEIACASSPNHLVAVRQAYISLFQCSLEEDIASIVSPSSLTNLLVALMSSYRYDKEVVDSAISNSDASRLHEAIKTKQLDYDHVYWILSTRNFYQLRATFACYKKTFGNLIAQDITSCGNGKLESVLKVVICCLESPEIHFAEVIRDAIDGFGTDEDCLTRAIVTRAEIDLMKVREHYQNLHKTSLDKAVVGDTSGDYEDFLMTLLGARI; translated from the exons atGGCCACACTCACCGTACCTCATAATGTTCCTACTCCAACTCAAGATGCCGGCGCCCTCAAGAAGGCTTTCGATG gattTGGAACAGACGAGGGGAAAGTGATAAGGATATTAGGACACAGAAATGCAAGGCAGAGGAGACAAATTAGAGACACCTATCTCCAGCTTTACAATGAATCCCTCATTGACCGTCTCTATTCTGAACTCTCTGGAGATTTTAGA AAAGCAATTATTCTGTGGACATATGATCCTTGCGAAAGGGATGCAAAATTAGCCCGGAAAGCCTTGGAGAACAGTCAGAAAGGTGTTGAGCACCTCAAAATTATAGTTGAGATAGCTTGTGCATCTTCTCCTAACCACTTGGTGGCAGTGAGGCAGGCTTACATTTCTCTTTTCCAATGTTCTTTGGAGGAGGATATTGCATCCATTGTTTCTCCCTCTTCCCTAACAAAC CTACTAGTGGCTCTTATGAGCTCATACAGGTATGACAAAGAGGTGGTGGATTCTGCCATTTCCAATTCAGATGCATCAAGACTACATGAAGCCATCAAAACAAAGCAATTAGATTATGACCATGTTTATTGGATACTCAGCACTAGGAACTTCTATCAACTAAGAGCTACTTTTGCCTGTTACAAGAAAACTTTTGGAAACCTGATTGCCCAG GACATTACGAGTTGTGGGAATGGCAAGCTGGAGTCTGTCTTAAAAGTGGTTATTTGTTGCTTAGAGTCGCCTGAGATACATTTTGCAGAG GTCATTAGGGACGCCATTGATGGGTTTGGAACGGATGAAGACTGCCTAACTAGGGCTATTGTGACTCGAGCCGAAATCGACCTTATGAAGGTCAGAGAACATTATCAAAACCTGCACAAAACCAGCCTTGACAAAGCAGTTGTTGGCGATACATCAGGGGACTACGAAGATTTCTTGATGACATTGCTTGGAGCAAGAATCTAA